The following are encoded together in the Arcobacter aquimarinus genome:
- a CDS encoding rhodanese-like domain-containing protein, which translates to MKSLLLPFLSASFLFASNISLQYKGIEVIHTYLNNQQEKFTIEREIAKDCINIGISPEYFTEQNIRNNTSNKCKKTIITSTGIIQPLYINDKIKTVSELEVLNFILNKSSKEPQNYALVDSRKSSWFNQATIPSAINIPYEDLRYDEDFKEEFFKAYENLNAKIIDFEKNIYDFSNAKTIISFCNGSWCPISTKAIEYLVSIGYPAEKIMWYRGGMAEWTALSMTVTKELKN; encoded by the coding sequence TTGAAATCTCTCTTATTACCATTTTTAAGTGCTTCTTTTCTTTTTGCTTCAAATATCTCTTTACAATATAAAGGTATAGAAGTTATTCATACTTATTTAAACAATCAACAAGAAAAGTTTACAATAGAACGAGAGATTGCAAAAGATTGTATAAATATTGGAATAAGCCCTGAATATTTTACTGAACAAAATATTAGAAATAATACTTCAAATAAATGTAAAAAAACTATTATTACAAGTACAGGGATTATTCAACCTTTATACATTAATGATAAAATAAAAACTGTTTCAGAACTTGAAGTATTAAACTTTATTTTAAATAAATCTTCAAAAGAACCTCAAAACTATGCTTTAGTTGATTCAAGAAAATCTTCATGGTTTAATCAAGCAACAATTCCTAGTGCTATAAATATTCCTTATGAAGATTTAAGATATGATGAAGATTTTAAAGAAGAGTTTTTTAAAGCTTATGAAAACTTAAATGCAAAAATTATTGATTTCGAAAAAAATATCTATGATTTTTCAAATGCAAAAACTATAATCTCTTTTTGCAATGGTTCATGGTGCCCTATTTCAACAAAAGCTATTGAATACTTAGTTAGTATTGGTTATCCAGCTGAAAAAATTATGTGGTACAGAGGTGGAATGGCTGAATGGACTGCTTTATCAATGACAGTTACAAAAGAGCTAAAAAATTGA
- the ccoG gene encoding cytochrome c oxidase accessory protein CcoG, which translates to MTYAKKRYLIYFISTLFIMTLPFITINGNHILLLSFDKLQFHFIGNVYSVSELYIMPFLLMFLFIGIFAITSMFGRVWCGWACPQTIFRVIYRDLIESTILDLRRIKNKQKDIDYNKKSNQIKKYISLILWGIISFIISCNFMLYFVPPEDFFVYIQNPAEHSFMIIFILSVALFLVYDIVFMKENFCIYICPYSRIQSVLYDDNTKQVTYDFNRGGKVYENGAKSIFKIKQWSNNEECTTCEACVKVCPTHIDIRKGLQVECINCLECSDACSTVMGKLNKKSLINWGSTNKVLNKKDVSIFTKKNITYFASLFLSIFLAFYFSLEKESFLVNVNKTTELYKQKENGIISNNYILTIHNTQDKNYIFDIKLLENKDFNIKRFESVELKAGEKRKQVLILETTNDFNKLKNKPSKISIEIFANEDEKIKVRRQIAFFYPKN; encoded by the coding sequence ATGACTTATGCTAAAAAAAGGTATCTTATTTATTTTATTAGCACACTATTTATTATGACTTTACCATTTATAACAATAAATGGGAATCATATTTTATTATTATCATTTGATAAATTACAATTTCACTTTATTGGAAATGTTTATAGTGTTAGCGAACTTTATATAATGCCATTTTTACTTATGTTTTTATTTATAGGTATTTTTGCAATAACTTCCATGTTTGGAAGAGTTTGGTGTGGGTGGGCTTGTCCTCAAACTATTTTTAGAGTTATTTATAGAGATTTGATAGAAAGTACTATCTTAGATTTAAGAAGAATTAAAAACAAACAAAAAGATATAGACTACAATAAAAAATCAAATCAAATTAAAAAATATATATCTTTAATTTTATGGGGAATTATATCTTTTATTATCTCTTGTAATTTTATGTTATATTTTGTTCCACCTGAAGATTTTTTTGTTTATATCCAAAATCCTGCCGAACATAGTTTTATGATTATATTTATTTTGAGTGTTGCCCTATTTTTAGTTTATGACATTGTTTTTATGAAAGAAAACTTTTGTATTTATATATGTCCTTATTCAAGAATACAATCTGTTTTATATGATGATAATACAAAACAAGTAACTTATGATTTTAATCGTGGTGGAAAAGTATATGAAAATGGTGCTAAATCAATATTCAAAATAAAACAATGGAGTAATAACGAAGAGTGTACAACTTGCGAAGCCTGTGTAAAAGTTTGTCCAACACATATAGATATTAGAAAAGGTTTGCAAGTTGAGTGTATAAATTGTCTTGAATGTAGTGATGCTTGTTCAACTGTTATGGGAAAACTAAATAAAAAATCTTTAATAAATTGGGGGAGTACAAATAAAGTATTAAACAAAAAAGATGTTTCAATATTTACTAAAAAAAATATAACATATTTTGCATCTTTATTTTTATCTATATTTCTAGCTTTTTATTTTTCACTTGAAAAAGAGAGTTTTTTAGTTAATGTAAATAAAACAACAGAACTTTATAAACAAAAAGAAAATGGAATTATTTCAAATAACTATATCTTGACTATTCATAATACACAAGATAAAAATTATATTTTTGATATTAAATTACTTGAAAATAAAGATTTCAACATAAAAAGATTTGAAAGTGTAGAGCTAAAAGCTGGTGAAAAAAGAAAACAAGTTTTAATTTTAGAGACAACAAATGATTTTAATAAATTAAAAAACAAACCATCTAAAATTTCAATAGAAATATTTGCAAATGAAGATGAAAAAATAAAAGTTAGAAGACAAATTGCATTTTTTTATCCCAAAAACTAA
- a CDS encoding XRE family transcriptional regulator has product MDKENFKLLLKKANFNKRTFSEYLGLKYQSVNSWGNNGRNIPYWVESWLNLYIDNNKCKQMKEMLKESGVCK; this is encoded by the coding sequence ATGGATAAGGAAAATTTCAAATTATTATTAAAAAAAGCTAATTTCAATAAACGCACTTTTTCTGAATATTTGGGATTAAAATATCAAAGTGTAAATTCTTGGGGAAATAATGGAAGAAATATTCCCTATTGGGTTGAATCGTGGTTAAATTTGTACATAGATAACAACAAATGTAAACAAATGAAAGAGATGTTAAAAGAGAGTGGTGTTTGTAAATAA
- a CDS encoding mechanosensitive ion channel family protein gives MFKIFKPLLIIFLLQNIIYSQEIVTSPIKLMSKEVSSNTATPIEQSNTQELSQSIEEQIDKQNRLVEEVINNINNESYLITLANKEQYENDINFLTNRINANKIQKNSLAIARDELKIFYLKHKIEYEQNLKSIIIGKQEFKDKKFFEDLLQRNIKSLEDFKIDDYTALYESEIKNVNNKISMEFIDNYIEIYNQKHTQLFILQYLYSNIKKFRASNFFIDEFNLKYIINKIDSLKGISFVSSLTSYHLNFSIGELFVVLMIIIFFRLLNRYLIVIITSFISKIFIQNKNTREEESILFNLKEAINSPLIYSLYLFSIQLSIFIIVKDQNFINAIMPWINTIYIALLTWAVYAILNIAINIYAQNLLEKYQNVRKEMIVFILKIIKVVLIILVILFLFTQLGLDVKAILASLGVGGIAIALAAKDTLANFFASLNIMTDNSFSQGDWIKTSDFEGTVVDIRMRTTRIRTFDNAMITVPNSQIANAHILNWSKRIIGRRIKMNISITYESKMEDILNLKRDIYDMLSNHPKIATNQNINISRTRAFEAIKREDLEGIKNTLLVFIDEYSSSSIDILVYCFSKSPNWEDWLITKEEVIVEISKLVEKNNCEFAYPAQTIFLKKENEMKKEIEEI, from the coding sequence ATGTTTAAAATATTCAAACCATTATTAATTATTTTTTTACTACAAAATATAATATACTCTCAAGAAATAGTAACAAGCCCTATAAAACTTATGTCTAAAGAAGTCTCTTCAAATACGGCAACGCCCATTGAACAATCAAATACTCAAGAGTTAAGTCAATCTATAGAAGAACAAATAGATAAACAAAATAGATTAGTTGAAGAAGTTATAAATAATATAAATAATGAATCATACTTAATAACTTTAGCAAATAAAGAACAATATGAGAATGATATAAATTTTTTAACAAATAGAATAAATGCAAATAAAATTCAAAAGAACTCTCTAGCTATTGCCAGAGATGAATTAAAAATCTTTTATTTAAAGCACAAAATAGAATACGAGCAGAATTTAAAAAGTATAATTATTGGAAAACAAGAGTTTAAAGATAAAAAATTCTTTGAAGATTTACTGCAAAGAAATATTAAATCATTAGAAGATTTTAAAATAGATGATTATACAGCACTTTATGAATCTGAGATAAAAAATGTAAACAATAAGATTTCTATGGAATTTATAGATAATTATATAGAAATTTATAATCAAAAACATACTCAACTATTTATTCTTCAATATTTATACTCAAATATAAAAAAATTTAGAGCATCAAATTTTTTTATAGATGAATTTAATTTAAAATACATAATCAATAAAATTGATTCCTTAAAAGGTATTTCTTTCGTATCTTCACTGACATCTTATCATCTAAATTTTTCAATAGGTGAGCTTTTTGTTGTACTTATGATAATAATATTTTTTAGATTATTGAATAGATATTTAATAGTAATTATTACAAGTTTTATATCAAAAATATTTATACAAAATAAAAATACAAGAGAAGAAGAAAGTATACTATTTAATTTAAAAGAGGCTATAAATTCTCCTTTAATTTATAGTTTATATCTTTTCTCGATACAACTTTCAATATTTATTATTGTAAAAGACCAAAATTTTATAAATGCAATTATGCCTTGGATAAATACTATTTATATCGCCCTTTTAACTTGGGCTGTTTATGCGATTTTAAATATTGCCATTAATATTTATGCACAGAATTTATTAGAAAAATATCAAAATGTAAGAAAAGAGATGATTGTTTTTATACTCAAAATCATCAAAGTTGTACTTATTATTCTTGTTATTTTATTTTTATTTACACAATTAGGTTTAGATGTAAAAGCTATTTTAGCTTCTTTGGGAGTTGGAGGTATTGCAATAGCACTTGCAGCGAAAGATACTCTTGCAAACTTTTTTGCTTCTTTAAATATTATGACAGATAACTCTTTTTCACAAGGTGACTGGATAAAAACAAGTGATTTTGAAGGAACTGTTGTTGATATTAGAATGAGAACTACAAGAATTAGAACTTTTGATAATGCTATGATTACTGTTCCTAATTCTCAAATTGCAAATGCTCATATTTTAAACTGGTCAAAAAGAATAATTGGAAGAAGAATTAAAATGAATATTTCTATTACTTATGAAAGTAAAATGGAAGATATTTTAAATCTAAAAAGAGATATTTATGATATGTTATCAAACCACCCAAAAATCGCAACTAATCAAAATATAAATATTTCTAGAACAAGAGCATTTGAAGCTATTAAAAGAGAAGATTTAGAGGGTATAAAAAATACATTATTGGTATTTATTGATGAATATTCAAGTTCATCTATAGATATCTTAGTTTATTGTTTTTCAAAAAGTCCAAATTGGGAAGATTGGCTTATTACAAAAGAAGAAGTGATTGTAGAAATATCAAAACTTGTAGAAAAAAATAATTGTGAATTTGCATATCCTGCACAAACTATTTTTCTAAAAAAAGAGAATGAGATGAAAAAAGAGATAGAAGAGATTTAA
- a CDS encoding di-heme oxidoredictase family protein, translating into MKKIILIKSLVVIFATGLFAFSNSDEILSTNKNSSLLLTPISNLNDEEYDKFILGRSFFTVPWVEAPSATTARDGLGPLFNANSCVSCHPKNGRGTLISKDNITSRALVARLSIKANDSLEHQELLKYQGFVPEPVYGNQLAINGTLNVDFEGNIKIDFEEKVIIFPDGEKQILLKPKYQLTNLNYGPMHKDVNISYRIAPTLNGMGLIDLISNEDILANVDESDSNNDGISGRANFVYSTLTKQIELGKYTWKASVVFLKEQVASAASNDMGLTTSLFPNENCTQAQKECNEAVKPREAIDLPDERLDAITYYLKNIKAYIPKDTKEYNEGLALFEAISCSKCHIPSFDTKKGFKIAPFSDFLLHDMGEDLADGRVEFMASQSEFRTAPLWGLALHEKINKEKPRLLHDGRARSFQEAILWHGGEAKSSKENYMNLPKEKREKLIKFLEEL; encoded by the coding sequence TTGAAAAAAATAATTTTAATAAAAAGCCTTGTAGTAATTTTTGCTACAGGGCTTTTTGCCTTTAGTAATAGTGATGAAATTTTATCAACAAATAAAAATAGTTCATTACTTTTAACTCCTATTTCAAATTTAAATGATGAAGAGTATGATAAGTTTATTTTAGGAAGAAGTTTTTTTACAGTTCCTTGGGTTGAAGCTCCCAGTGCAACAACAGCAAGGGATGGATTAGGACCACTTTTTAATGCAAATAGTTGTGTTTCATGTCATCCAAAAAATGGAAGGGGTACTTTAATCTCAAAAGATAATATAACTTCAAGAGCATTAGTTGCTAGATTATCAATCAAAGCAAATGATAGTTTAGAACATCAAGAGTTACTTAAATATCAAGGTTTTGTACCAGAACCTGTTTATGGAAATCAATTGGCAATAAATGGTACTTTAAATGTTGATTTTGAGGGAAATATAAAAATTGATTTTGAAGAAAAAGTGATTATTTTTCCCGATGGTGAAAAACAAATACTATTAAAACCAAAATATCAACTAACAAATTTAAATTATGGACCTATGCATAAAGATGTAAATATCTCTTATAGAATTGCACCAACGTTAAATGGTATGGGATTAATTGATTTAATATCAAATGAAGATATTTTAGCAAATGTAGATGAATCTGATTCAAATAATGATGGAATTTCAGGAAGAGCAAATTTTGTATATTCTACTTTGACTAAACAGATAGAATTAGGTAAATATACTTGGAAAGCAAGTGTTGTATTTTTAAAAGAACAAGTAGCAAGTGCTGCATCAAATGATATGGGATTAACAACTTCTCTTTTCCCAAATGAAAATTGTACTCAAGCTCAAAAAGAGTGTAATGAAGCTGTAAAACCAAGAGAAGCCATAGATTTACCCGATGAAAGACTTGATGCAATTACATATTATTTAAAAAATATAAAAGCTTATATTCCAAAAGATACAAAAGAGTATAATGAGGGCTTAGCTTTATTTGAAGCAATCTCATGTTCAAAGTGTCATATTCCAAGTTTTGATACAAAAAAAGGCTTTAAAATCGCACCTTTTTCTGATTTCTTATTACATGATATGGGAGAAGATTTAGCAGATGGAAGAGTTGAATTTATGGCATCTCAAAGTGAGTTTAGAACAGCACCTTTATGGGGATTGGCACTTCACGAAAAAATAAACAAAGAGAAACCTAGACTTTTACATGATGGAAGAGCTAGAAGTTTTCAAGAGGCTATTTTATGGCATGGTGGTGAAGCAAAAAGTAGTAAAGAAAACTATATGAATTTACCAAAAGAGAAAAGAGAGAAATTAATTAAATTTTTAG
- a CDS encoding glutamate-5-semialdehyde dehydrogenase → MQAFLEEAKKSSRTIANLSTAIKNKVLNEMADALLNHCDFIISHNEKDMSNAKLNNLDEALLDRLLLTGDRIKAMSDAIKQIASQTEPVGRILDGWVTKDGLNIQKVSIPIGVIGIIYESRPNVTSDTAALCFKSGNVCVLKGGKEAEHSNKAIAIVLREVLAKNKLPEQAISLLPDSTREGVAKLIKQDKYVDLIVPRGGEALIKFVSENSSIPVIKHDKGLCHIYVDKDAAPSKIIDIVINAKCQRPGVCNAMETLLIHEQIAPYILHGLEDAFSEQGTIIKACPETLKLIKAIPATNEDYDTEYLANILNIKIVKNCDEAISHIQKYGSGHSESILSENYSTVNKFLNEVDAACVYANASTRFTDGGAFGLGAEVGISTNKLHSRGPMGINDLTTFKYKIYGSGQIRN, encoded by the coding sequence ATGCAAGCATTTTTAGAAGAAGCTAAAAAATCTAGCCGAACTATTGCAAATCTAAGCACTGCTATAAAAAATAAAGTTTTAAATGAAATGGCTGATGCTTTATTGAATCATTGTGATTTTATAATATCTCATAATGAAAAAGATATGAGTAATGCTAAATTAAACAATTTAGATGAAGCATTACTTGATAGATTACTTCTTACTGGTGATCGAATAAAAGCAATGAGTGATGCTATAAAACAAATCGCATCTCAAACAGAACCTGTAGGAAGAATACTTGATGGTTGGGTTACAAAAGATGGATTAAATATTCAAAAAGTTTCTATTCCAATTGGAGTAATTGGAATTATTTATGAAAGTCGTCCAAATGTTACAAGCGATACAGCTGCACTTTGTTTTAAAAGTGGAAATGTATGTGTTTTAAAAGGTGGAAAAGAAGCTGAACACTCAAATAAAGCAATTGCTATTGTTTTAAGAGAAGTACTAGCAAAAAACAAACTTCCAGAACAAGCTATTTCATTGTTACCTGATTCTACAAGAGAAGGTGTAGCTAAACTTATAAAACAGGATAAGTATGTAGATTTAATAGTACCACGTGGAGGAGAAGCACTTATTAAATTTGTGAGTGAGAATTCATCAATTCCTGTTATTAAGCATGATAAAGGACTTTGTCATATTTATGTTGATAAGGATGCTGCTCCATCAAAAATAATAGATATTGTAATAAATGCAAAATGCCAAAGACCTGGTGTTTGTAATGCAATGGAAACTTTGCTAATTCATGAACAAATAGCACCTTATATTTTACATGGGTTAGAAGATGCATTCAGTGAACAAGGAACTATAATAAAAGCTTGTCCTGAAACATTAAAGCTAATAAAAGCAATTCCAGCAACAAATGAAGATTATGATACGGAATATTTAGCGAATATTTTAAATATCAAAATTGTAAAAAATTGTGATGAAGCAATTTCTCATATTCAAAAATATGGTTCTGGACACTCTGAATCAATTTTAAGTGAAAATTATTCAACTGTAAATAAATTTTTAAATGAAGTTGATGCAGCTTGTGTTTATGCAAATGCAAGTACAAGATTTACAGATGGGGGAGCTTTTGGATTAGGAGCAGAAGTTGGTATATCAACAAATAAACTTCATTCAAGAGGACCTATGGGAATCAATGATTTAACGACATTTAAATATAAAATTTATGGCTCTGGTCAAATAAGAAATTAG
- a CDS encoding F0F1 ATP synthase subunit C — protein sequence MKKIVLLMLAFAGFAFANDGDSMIKAYSVVAAGIGLGLAALGGAIGMGNTAAATIAGTARNPGLGGKLMTTMFIAIALVEAQVIYTLVIALIALYANPFLG from the coding sequence ATGAAAAAAATCGTTCTTTTAATGCTAGCATTTGCTGGTTTCGCTTTCGCTAACGATGGTGATTCAATGATTAAAGCTTACTCTGTAGTAGCTGCTGGAATTGGATTAGGTCTTGCTGCACTTGGTGGTGCTATTGGTATGGGTAATACTGCTGCTGCAACTATTGCTGGTACTGCTAGAAACCCAGGTTTAGGTGGAAAGTTAATGACTACAATGTTCATTGCTATCGCACTTGTTGAAGCACAAGTTATTTATACACTTGTTATTGCTTTAATTGCATTATATGCAAATCCATTTTTAGGGTAA
- a CDS encoding glycosyl hydrolase, protein MGKKIFLTLISVSVAIFFWYFVGEKTILKDNSNSFSKLQCVSYAPFGKDESPFLFDSGLIISEDLVRKDLKLLSKYTDCIRTYSTLGLEMIPKIARENNLKMLMGAWVSKDEKQTKGELETLIKLANENADIVKAVIVGNEVLLRGDVSDKKLYEYITQIKEALPNTKVTYADVWEYWVKYPHIKDVTDFVTIHILPYWEDEPMNIHESIEHLASVREEVEGILKTSNILIGETGWPSEGRSREDAMPSKINQALFVRDFVKLAEEKNWNYNIIEAVDQPWKRVSEGAVGGFWGLFDKDRLDKNVFAGDVSNFPNYKYLAFGSILLIILFSLLLKNSEVSTKKLLQFTIINTIFAILYMLQVEQYNIIARNNLEGTWAILLLITQIFVYYFMLSHILKPKRIDVIPSVFFYLSAFFAFILSMNLAFNGRYENFEIYGFIILAISFLWLYSTQYEKLNFGKFEKALSLVLVLSSILIVYNETFLNIFSNIWVIIALIFAYILNKGTKNIGLCDLKQVSIYTLIFVAIFVAFKTGFVSNKELAIACNLDSNSLSCSIKDFMGASIYFGYVGLISIIFAIIAFVINKKSFSIIALFLSIGSLILSNTFLGAISFIIAIYLLTKEDIKNLQ, encoded by the coding sequence ATGGGGAAAAAAATATTTTTAACACTAATTAGTGTTAGTGTTGCCATCTTCTTTTGGTACTTTGTGGGTGAAAAAACTATTTTAAAAGATAATTCCAACTCTTTTTCAAAACTTCAATGTGTTTCTTATGCACCTTTTGGGAAAGATGAATCTCCTTTTTTATTTGATAGTGGGTTAATAATTTCTGAAGATTTAGTAAGAAAAGATTTAAAACTACTTTCAAAATATACAGATTGTATTAGAACTTACTCAACATTAGGTTTAGAAATGATTCCTAAAATTGCTAGGGAAAATAATCTTAAAATGCTAATGGGAGCTTGGGTTAGTAAAGATGAAAAACAAACAAAAGGTGAACTTGAAACTTTAATAAAACTTGCAAATGAAAATGCAGATATTGTAAAAGCTGTTATTGTTGGAAATGAAGTTTTATTAAGAGGAGATGTTTCTGATAAAAAATTATATGAATATATAACACAAATAAAAGAAGCTCTTCCTAATACAAAAGTAACTTATGCTGATGTTTGGGAATATTGGGTTAAGTATCCACATATCAAAGATGTTACTGATTTTGTAACTATTCATATCTTACCTTATTGGGAAGATGAACCTATGAATATTCACGAATCAATAGAACATCTAGCAAGTGTAAGAGAAGAAGTTGAAGGGATATTGAAGACTTCAAATATTTTAATTGGTGAAACAGGTTGGCCAAGTGAAGGAAGATCAAGAGAAGATGCTATGCCTAGTAAAATCAATCAAGCACTTTTTGTAAGAGATTTTGTTAAATTAGCTGAAGAAAAAAATTGGAATTATAATATCATTGAAGCTGTTGATCAACCTTGGAAAAGGGTAAGTGAAGGAGCTGTTGGAGGTTTTTGGGGATTATTTGATAAAGATAGACTTGATAAAAATGTTTTTGCAGGAGATGTTTCAAACTTTCCAAACTATAAATATTTAGCTTTTGGTTCTATTTTATTAATTATTTTATTCTCTTTATTACTTAAAAATAGTGAAGTTTCTACAAAAAAACTTCTTCAATTTACAATAATAAATACTATTTTTGCAATTTTATATATGCTTCAAGTTGAACAATACAATATCATTGCAAGAAATAATTTAGAAGGAACTTGGGCTATTTTACTTTTAATAACTCAAATTTTTGTTTATTATTTTATGCTTTCACATATATTAAAACCAAAAAGAATTGATGTAATTCCATCAGTTTTCTTCTATTTATCAGCATTTTTTGCCTTTATATTAAGTATGAATTTAGCATTTAATGGAAGATATGAGAATTTTGAAATTTACGGATTTATAATTTTAGCAATCTCATTTTTATGGTTATATTCTACTCAATATGAAAAATTAAATTTTGGTAAATTTGAAAAAGCCTTATCTTTAGTTTTAGTATTAAGTTCAATACTTATAGTTTATAATGAAACTTTTTTAAATATTTTCTCAAATATTTGGGTAATTATCGCATTAATTTTTGCATATATTTTAAATAAAGGTACAAAAAATATTGGTTTATGTGATTTAAAACAAGTATCTATTTATACACTTATTTTTGTAGCAATTTTTGTAGCTTTTAAAACAGGATTTGTTTCAAATAAAGAATTAGCAATAGCTTGTAATTTAGATTCAAACTCTTTATCTTGTTCTATTAAAGACTTTATGGGAGCTTCTATTTATTTTGGATATGTAGGATTAATATCTATTATATTTGCAATAATTGCTTTTGTAATAAACAAGAAATCTTTTTCTATAATTGCTTTATTCTTAAGCATAGGTTCATTGATACTTTCAAATACTTTCTTAGGAGCTATTTCATTTATAATAGCTATTTATCTTCTTACAAAAGAAGATATAAAAAATCTTCAATAA
- a CDS encoding imelysin family protein, protein MNLTKKVLISLSLVTAVALSSNASTNNEVKKMEISQAKSILQAYSDIALANYSDTLKDAKNLKKAIDAFAKNPTQANFDASKNAWLQSRESYGQTEIFRLANGPIDAEEGWIAEAYGALEGQINAWPLDENMIDYTIDAEGKTTSGNIIDTVGKFNPGGEESKEVDVTKITVDALTDLNENGGEANVSTGYHAIEFLLWGQDQDYSNFMTDAVTNGAMTAGQRPLSDFTTDKNSKRRLAYLQASTDKLVNDLALITSAWEKKVDGEKGLYQAALNGILKGDNASKNIETTEALKQIIAGMGVFIKSELANERIAVAVLTPSEEDEHSCFSDNTHRDIEANYLGFKNILTATYNGKKYGKSLFDAVDKETKDRIEKLMASIEAKIKSIDEVAKTKAHFDYQIRPDNEQSKVIVKLKNEMRKLGDEMVNVAAANGISLSTDDVTDAEETKI, encoded by the coding sequence ATGAATTTAACAAAAAAAGTGTTGATTTCTTTATCTTTAGTAACAGCTGTGGCATTAAGTTCAAATGCTTCTACAAATAATGAAGTAAAAAAAATGGAAATTTCTCAAGCTAAATCTATTTTACAAGCGTATAGTGATATAGCATTAGCAAATTATAGTGATACTTTAAAAGATGCAAAAAATTTAAAAAAAGCTATAGATGCTTTTGCAAAAAATCCTACTCAAGCTAATTTTGATGCTTCAAAAAATGCTTGGTTACAATCAAGAGAATCTTATGGTCAAACAGAAATTTTTAGACTTGCAAATGGTCCAATTGATGCAGAAGAGGGTTGGATTGCTGAAGCTTATGGTGCTTTAGAGGGACAAATAAATGCTTGGCCACTTGATGAAAATATGATTGATTATACAATTGATGCAGAAGGAAAAACTACTTCTGGAAATATTATTGATACAGTTGGGAAATTTAATCCAGGTGGAGAAGAATCAAAAGAAGTTGATGTTACAAAAATTACAGTTGATGCACTTACAGATTTAAATGAAAATGGTGGAGAAGCAAATGTATCAACAGGTTATCATGCAATTGAATTTTTATTATGGGGACAAGATCAAGATTATTCAAACTTTATGACAGATGCTGTAACAAATGGTGCAATGACAGCAGGGCAAAGACCACTTTCTGATTTTACTACGGATAAAAATTCAAAAAGAAGATTAGCTTATTTACAAGCTTCAACTGATAAATTAGTTAATGATTTAGCTTTAATAACATCTGCTTGGGAGAAAAAAGTTGATGGAGAAAAAGGTTTATATCAAGCTGCTTTAAATGGAATTCTAAAAGGTGATAATGCTTCAAAAAATATTGAAACTACAGAAGCTTTAAAACAAATTATTGCTGGAATGGGTGTGTTTATTAAATCAGAACTTGCAAATGAAAGAATTGCAGTTGCAGTTTTAACTCCAAGTGAAGAAGATGAACACTCTTGTTTTTCTGATAATACACACAGGGATATAGAAGCTAACTATTTAGGTTTTAAAAATATTTTAACAGCTACTTATAATGGTAAAAAATATGGAAAATCTTTATTTGATGCAGTTGATAAAGAGACAAAAGATAGAATTGAAAAACTAATGGCTTCAATTGAAGCAAAAATTAAAAGTATTGATGAAGTTGCAAAAACAAAAGCTCATTTTGATTATCAAATTAGACCAGACAATGAACAATCAAAAGTTATCGTAAAACTTAAAAATGAGATGAGAAAACTAGGTGATGAAATGGTTAATGTTGCAGCTGCAAATGGAATTAGTTTAAGTACAGATGATGTTACAGACGCAGAAGAAACAAAAATATAA